A section of the Salvelinus sp. IW2-2015 linkage group LG7, ASM291031v2, whole genome shotgun sequence genome encodes:
- the LOC111966951 gene encoding small ribosomal subunit protein mS38, whose translation MNRHKYKKLLKRTKFPRRRVLDGRREKNQKHFEMDLQRIWMRAGLKKSPGMEYTEDLDASWTEEIPRGMEYTEDLDASWTEESQRDGIHRGSGCELD comes from the exons ATGAACAGGCACAAGTACAAGAAGCTGCTGAAACGCACCAAGTTCCCGAGGAGGAGAGTGTTGGATGGCAGGAGGGAAAAGAATCAG AAACACTTTGAGATGGATCTTCAGAGGATCTGGATGCGAGCTGGACTGAAGAAATCCCCAGGGATGGAATACACAGAGGATCTGGATGCGAGCTGGACTGAAGAAATCCCCAGAGGGATGGAATACACAGAGGATCTGGATGCGAGCTGGACTGAAGAATCCCAGAGGGATGGAATACACAGAGGATCTGGATGCGAGCTGGACTGA